A single window of Colletotrichum higginsianum IMI 349063 chromosome 8, whole genome shotgun sequence DNA harbors:
- a CDS encoding FAD binding domain-containing protein: MPTLPTLLFIPGSWHKPSCYDKITRILQEKHGLRCISVTLPSTTGDPAATFGDDVDAARQALSRETAKGRNVVVIAHSYGGMVGNSVIKGFAPPRDAAKGSSAPTTSSTSADHRDTLSEGHIIGLVLIASGFTLTGLAFMDPFFGRPPPGWRVNSTTGYAELVADPREFFYHDLPPEEAEFWTSQLTTQSLKALFEGGEHAYAGWQDVPVWYIGTVQDRGLPVVAQRMTVGMAREMGAKVEHRELQTSHSPFLSQPENTASIVMEAVEAFAGTSIDAKPKRGVRADERLPVPRLWQPLTWVRFGLPLIFGRILGRSFLVFDWGRRLFRSK, from the coding sequence ATGCCCACTTTACCAACCTTGCTATTCATCCCGGGCTCCTGGCATAAGCCTTCGTGCTACGACAAGATTACTCGGATTCTACAGGAGAAGCACGGTTTGAGATGCATCTCTGTTACCCTCCCATCGACGACTGGGGACCCGGCTGCGACTTTTggagacgacgtcgatgcTGCACGCCAGGCGCTATCCCGTGAGACTGCAAAAGGGCGCAATGTGGTGGTCATTGCTCATTCCTATGGCGGCATGGTCGGCAACAGCGTTATCAAGGGGTTCGCGCCGCCAAGGGACGCTGCCAAGGGCAGCTCCGCCCCAACAACATCCTCGACCAGTGCCGACCACAGGGACACCCTATCGGAAGGCCATATCATTGGGCTCGTTCTCATAGCCTCCGGCTTCACCCTGACTGGGCTTGCTTTCATGGACCCGTTCTTCGGGCGTCCACCGCCCGGATGGCGCGTCAACAGCACGACGGGAtacgccgagctcgtcgccgatcCCCGCGAGTTCTTCTACCACGACCTCCCCCCGGAAGAAGCAGAGTTCTGGACCTCTCAGCTCACGACGCAAAGCCTCAAAGCCCTGTTCGAAGGGGGCGAGCACGCGTACGCCGGATGGCAGGATGTGCCTGTCTGGTATATCGGCACCGTCCAAGATCGGGGATTGCCGGTGGTGGCGCAAAGGATGACAGTTGGCATGGCAAGAGAGATGGGCGCCAAGGTGGAACACAGAGAGCTCCAGACCAGCCATTCGCCGTTCTTGAGTCAACCGGAGAACACGGCCAGTATTGTGATGGAGGCTGTGGAGGCATTTGCAGGGACGTCGATCGATGCCAAGCCAAAGAGGGGAGTGAGGGCTGATGAGAGGCTCCCAGTGCCTAGACTATGGCAGCCTCTGACATGGGTTCGTTTCGGTCTACCCTTGATATTCGGCCGCATACTTGGGAGATCGTTTCTTGTTTTTGACTGGGGACGGAGGCTGTTCAGGTCCAAGTAG
- a CDS encoding Integral membrane protein has protein sequence MHRGPVHHPPSPASHAAWSLQGPSRPPLPSHPHVSRWVLKKKVHPSTHGCSASLSTYPISPSSRRKKCWRLPERRRGSTYNRGSRTDIENRGEWILSGLNDSVGRSPHQSTMASDQERQNSLIITACLFTGISTLVVVARTFVRTVVIRKPGLDDYAMLVAMAFTLAYLAEIFMGKANHIGFPRDSLSMENMTNLLKITLAIECQPLHKMWDLTQTVEGVCINTTAFFYFTSGFNIVTDIWILVLPVKTLSGILRPRREKIALSIIFGVGLFATITSVIRLHTIYTYTLAEDVFRESILVNIWSMLEINIGIICASVPALKPLFTPKALREATNRNRRTGYQYHSQERSAFNSNGSNSRDGAFDLNRVGEQANSKTMFQSTSRKSRSEDSILGV, from the exons ATGCATCGTGGTCCCGTCCatcatcccccctccccagcgTCGCATGCCGCCTGGAGTCTCCAAGGCCCCTcccgtccccccctcccatcccatccccatGTTTCTCGATGGGTTTTGAAAAAGAAGGTTCACCCCTCGACCCATGGCTGCTCGGCTTCGCTCTCAACATATCCCATCAGCCCCAGTTCACGAAGAAAAAAATGCTGGCGTTTACCagagcgccgacgaggatCCACATATAACAGAGGGTCGAGGACGGATATCGAGAACAGAGGCGAGTGGATTCTCTCCGGCCTCAACGATTCCGTGGGGAGGTCACCCCACCAGAGCACGATGGCTTCCGACCAGGAGAGGCAGAACAgcctcatcatcaccgcGTGCTTGTTCACGGGCATTTCAA CACTCGTGGTGGTCGCTCGTACCTTCGTCCGGACTGTTGTGATCCGAAAGCCTGGTTTGGATGACTACGCTATGCTCGTTGCCATG GCTTTTACGCTGGCGTATCTAGCCGAGATCTTCATGGGCAAGGCCAACCACATCGGCTTCCCGAGGGACAGCCTGAGCATGGAGAACATGACCAACCTCCTCAAGATCACTCTGGCCATTGAA TGCCAGCCACTCCACAAGATGTGGGACTTGACCCAGACCGTCGAGGGAGTGTGTATCAACACCACGGCCTTCTTCTACT tcacATCCGGCTTCAACATCGTGACCGACATCTGGATTCTCGTCCTCCCCGTCAAGACTCTTTCGGGCATTCTCCGGCCTCGCAGGGAGAAGATTGCACTCAGCATCATTTTCGGCGTCGGTTTGTTCGCCACGATCACCTCGGTCATTCGGCTCCATACCATCTACACGTACACCCTTGCCGAGGACGTCTTTCGCGAAAGCATCCTCGTCAACATCTGGTCCATGCTCGAAATCAACATTGGCATCATCTGTGCCAGCGTCCCCGCCCTGAAACCCCTTTTTACCCCCAAAGCCCTCAGGGAAGCAACAAACCGAAACAGACGGACAGGATATCAGTATCACAGTCAGGAGAGGTCGGCCTTCAACTCAAATGGCTCAAATTCTAGGGACGGTGCGTTCGACCTGAACCGAGTCGGCGAGCAAGCCAACTCTAAAACAATGTTTCAGAGCACATCCCGCAAATCAAGAAGCGAGGATAGTATACTTGGTGTATAG